Proteins encoded together in one Branchiostoma lanceolatum isolate klBraLanc5 chromosome 11, klBraLanc5.hap2, whole genome shotgun sequence window:
- the LOC136445060 gene encoding probable N-acetyltransferase 16, whose amino-acid sequence MTSNISRFLCGGNFISRLRLFQQSSSSSVVIPAAFDKATFRLNSSHFSGLSNGNGTQLTSCSSKDDGKMLIREAKHGDYEAVMKMASTDTFRDGFDYLPAKFHQYVDDPNVFVLVTEEDDCLAVIYVYMFNDDGEALLAKTGRQNPKFKGMGTSRRMRQAALMMFKHFLLQRCKPTTLLRGVGEAHRMDVRKVLVLMGLWPGKEKCNFDVMYLQADVSAIQSSLASSNTPAYLLPLTPYQPPDLHRLLPPAFSAAVLPEGRVFVGWDPYKLSESNMKKFVEAGCYILVDPTEPAAKSLRRELHDPARQGVSHRHTL is encoded by the exons ATGACATCAAACATTTCCAGATTTCTGTGTGGAGGGAATTTCATCTCACGATTAAGACTTTTCCAGCAATCGTCAAGTTCCAGTGTTGTGATTCCAGCAGCTTTTGACAAAGCGACTTTCAGGCTGAATTCCAGTCATTTTTCTGGACTTTCCAATGGAAATGGCACCCAGCTGACTAGCTGCAGTTCGAAG GACGACGGCAAGATGTTAATAAGAGAAGCGAAGCATGGCGACTACGAGGCGGTGATGAAAATGGCGTCTACGGACACCTTCCGTGACGGTTTCGACTACCTGCCAGCCAAGTTTCACCAGTATGTGGACGATCCGAACGTTTTCGTGCTTGTAACAGAAGAAGACGACTGCCTG GCGGTGATCTACGTCTACATGTTTAACGACGATGGTGAAGCTCTACTAGCGAAAACCGGTCGTCAAAACCCCAAATTTAAAGGAATGGGTACCTCTCGTCGCATGAGACAGGCCGCCTTGATGATGTTCAAGCATTTCCTCCTCCAGCGATGTAAGCCGACGACTTTACTACGAGGTGTTGGTGAGGCTCACCGTATGGATGTTCGCAAAGTCCTTGTGCTCATGGGTCTCTGGCCCGGCAAGGAGAAGTGCAACTTT GATGTCATGTACCTTCAGGCTGACGTGTCTGCCATCCAAAGTAGTCTGGCATCAAGCAACACGCCCGCCTACCTTCTACCGCTCACCCCCTACCAGCCTCCCGACCTCCACCGCCTGCTGCCGCCCGCCTTCTCGGCTGCCGTCCTGCCTGAAGGCCGCGTGTTTGTTGGCTGGGATCCGTACAAACTTTCTGAATCCAACATGAAGAAGTTTGTAGAAGCGGGGTGCTACATCCTTGTCGACCCAACCGAACCGGCCGCTAAGAGTCTTAGGCGGGAGTTACATGACCCCGCGAGGCAGGGTGTATCACATAGACATACACTGTAA